CCCTCGAAAGAATTGATTTACCGCTACGGGGATTCGAACCCCGGTCCCGTGGCTGAGAACCACGTGTCCTGACCCCTAGACGATAGCGGCACAGGGGGCAACTGGAACTTCTGATTTTAGCGGCCGCCGCGGCTCCGGTCAACCGGCGCGCACGTGCCCGGCCCGCCGCGCCTCAGGGCCGGCCGAGGATCCGGCGGAATCTCGAGTACGTGGCGTGCCCTTCAAACGACTGCCGGGCGCTGTAGCCGCCATTCGCGCCCATGTGGTTGATCGGATTGGAGCCGAGAGAGCTGGCCTGGAAGTGCTGAGTCATCCGAACCGGCAACCAGATTCCCAGGTCCGGCTCAAGCGCGTAATTGACGATCGCCCTCACGGTGAACCCTGCTGCCCGTCAGGCTCAACTCGGTTTGCCGCACCCCACCTGAGGCCGCGTCCACCGAGATCCGGCCGATCGCAGGCGCGCCTTCAGCGGACCGCACGAGACGGGGCGTCTCCCGCTCGGTGAACCTGAGGACGGCGGCGCGCGCCGTCTGCCGTCCTCACGCTCTCGATCGTAAAGGTCGATCGCCGCTGGTGTTCCTTCGCGAGGAAGGCGAGCGCGAGCGTCGGCTGATCGAGTCCGTGCAGGTTGGGGCTGAGATAGCGCTGAATGCTGTCGCGGGCGAGCGTGCGCGCCTGCTCCACCGCCGACGGGTCACGGTCGTAAAGAGCGCCGCGAGCCTGTCGTCGCGCGGGCACCAGCGGGGTGCCGTCGATCGCAAACACGTCGCGGAAGTCTTCGATGCCGTCAGCGAGCCCCACCAGCACGACGTCAGCCGAGAAGCGCCGCGGCGCACGGACTTCGCCGCTGCTCACGTCGTACTGGACGTAATTCTCTTCGGCGGCGATGACCCACAGACTCACCGCGTACTCGGCGAGGTAGCCGCCGGCGGCTCCGAGGACGTCCGGCAGTGCCGGCGTTCTCTGCGCCTCGACTTGCGGCGCGGCGGCACCGAGGATGAGAATCGCGACCGCCGCGCGCAGGTGATGAGCGATGCTCATCGGCTTCTCCACCCTGTTGATATCATCAACGGATGCGCTATCTCCTCGGCTTGATCCTCATGGCCGCGCTCGTCGCCGGCGGCGCGTTCGTCTACGCAGGACGCCTTCCCGGCCCGGCCATCGAGATTGTCAAACCGGAGAAGTTCGTCGGGCAGAGCTCTACGGTCGAGGTGACCATCGTGTCGCCCGAGGCGCAGGGGGCCGGTGACTTCCAGGTCACGTTCGAGCAGAACGGCAAGCAGACGCCGCTGGCCTCGTTCGCGCAGCCCGGAACGGCCGAGATCAAGCCCGACGGACCCGGCCGCGTCCGCATCGTCCGGCGGTTCGGGCGCGACACCATTCCGGATCTGAAGACCGGTCCGGCAAGGATCATCGTCACCGCGAAGCGTCCCGTGCTCTACGGCATGCGGAAGGCCTCGTCCACGGCGGCGCGCGATCTGCAGGTCCGGCTGGAGCGGCCGCAGATTGCCGTGCTGTCGACCAAGCACTACATCAATCTCGGCGGATCGGAGATGGTCGTCTACAAGGCCACCCCGGCGGACGTGCAGTCCGGCGTGCGCGTGGGCGATCTCACCTACCCCGGTTATCCGGCCAGCGGCGCGAAGCTGCCGGGGGTGAACATCACCGATCCGGCGGTGAAGATCGCGTTCATCGCCCTGCGCTACGACCAGGACGTGAACACGCCCATGTACGCCTACGCGCAGGACGAGGCGGGAAACTCGGCGCGCGCCGACTTCGATCGCCTCACGTTCCCCAAGCCGTTCAAGAAGAGCCGGATTGCGCTCGACGACAAGTTCCTCGAGCGCGTGGTCCCGGCGATTCTCGAGACGACCACCGAGATCAACCCGCAGGGCTCCACGCTCGACAAGTTCCTGGCGATCAACGGCGAGCTCCGCCGCAAGAACGCGGAGAAGATCGCCAGCTACGCCGCGCAGTCGGCGCCGGAGATCCTCTGGGGCGGCGAGGTGTTCCATCCGTTCACCAACACCGCGGTCGAGGCGGCGTTCGCCGATCAGCGCACCTACGTCTATGGCGGCAAGGACGTCGACCGGCAGACGCACCTCGGCTTCGACCTGGCGCGGGTGGTGAATTCACCCATCGTCGCCGCGAATCGCGGCAAGGTGGTGCACGCGGCGCCGCTCGGCATCTACGGCAACTGCGTGATCATCGATCACGGCATGGGCGTGCAGTCGCTGTACGCGCACCTGTCCTCGATCTCGGTCAACGTGGGGGACGCCGTCGCGAAGGAACAGGAGATCGGCCGCAGCGGGATGACCGGGCTGGCCGGCGGCGATCACCTGCACTTCACCCAGCTCGTCAACGGCCAGATGGTGAACCCGGTGGAGTGGTGGGACGGACACTGGATCGAGGACCGCATCCTCCGCAAACTGCGGGAAGCGTCCGGCAGCTGACGAGTGGCGCGCAAGCGAGCGCCGCGAGCGAGCGTGCAGGGGGTTCCGGGGGCGAAGCCCCCGGCTTAAATATGATACTCATGGAAGGTTATGGCTCGCATCAAGACAGCGTTCGCGTGCTGTGCCGTGCTCGCGGCCCTCGCCGGCTGCAGCGGCGATTCCAGCAAGTCCGCGGCACCGGCGTCGCCCGCCGCGGCGCCTGACGCCAAGAAGGTCGACACCGCCACCGCGTCCACCATCAAGGGAAAGGTCGTGCTCGAGGGCACGCCGCCGGAGAACCCCGTCATCAAGATGACGTCCGACCCCGCGTGCGGGAACGCCGAGGTCCGGGCCGAGTCGTACCTCGTGAACGACGGCGCCTTGCAGAACGTGTTCGTCTACATCAAGGACGGTCTCGGCAACAAGTACATCTTCGACACGCCCACCGAACCGGTGAAGCTGGATCAGAAGAACTGCCATTACGTTCCGCACGTGCTCGGCGTCCGCGTCACCCAGCCGCTCGAGGTCAGCAACAGCGACGAAACCCTGCACAACGTGCACGGCGTGCCGCAGGTCAACCGTGAGTTCAACCAGGGGCAGCCGATCGTCGGCATGAAGAACACGGTGTCGTTCACCTCGCCGGAAGTGATGATCCCGTTCAAGTGCGACGTGCACGCCTGGATGAGCGCCTACGTGGGCGTGGTCAGCCATCCGTACTTCGCGGTGACGGCCAGGGAAGGCACGTTCGAGCTGAAGACGGTTCCTCCCGGCACGTACACGATCGAAGCGTGGCACGAGAAGCTCGGGCGCCAGACGCAGACCGTCACGCTCGGCGAGAAGGATTCCAAGGACGTCACGTTCACGTTCAAGGTGACGCAGTAGTCCGATGGCCGACGACCGAGGTCTCTGGCACCACCGCTACGCGAAGCTGGTCGCCGCCTGCACGCTGCTGCTGATCGCCGCGGGCGGCATGGTCACCAGCACCGGCTCCGGGCTCTCGGTGCCCGACTGGCCGACGACCTACGGCTGGAACATGTTCACGTTCCCGATCAGCAAGTGGGTCGGCGGCATCCGCTACGAACACAGCCACCGGCTGATCGCGAGCACCGTCGGGATGCTGACGATCGTGCTCGCCGTCTGGACGTGGCGCGTCGAGCCGCGGCGATGGGTGCGGCGCCTCGCGTTCACCGCCCTCGGGGTGGTGATTCTCCAGGGACTGCTCGGCGGCATCACCGTGCTCCTGTTCCTGCCGCCGGCGGTGTCAATCGGCCACGCCGGTCTGGCGCAGATTTTCTTCTGTCTCACCATCACGATCGCGCTGGTCACGTCCCCCGGCTGGAAGTACGCCGTCGACCCCGTGCAGGATCCCCTGCTTCGCCGCGTCGCCGTCTCGACCACCGCGCTGGTCTACGCGCAGATCATCCTGGGCGCGACGATGCGCCACAACGACGCCGGTCTGGCGATTCCCGACTTTCCGCTGGCGTTCGGGCGTCTGGTGCCGCACGTCTGGAACGCCGGCGTGGCGATCCACTTCGCGCACCGGGTCGGCGGCATTGCCGTGGCGCTCGCGACCGTCGCGCTCGCCGGCCACGTTCTCTACCATCACGGGCGGCGCCGCGAGCTGACGCGGCCGGCGCTCCTGCTCGTCGGGCTCGTCTCGATGCAGATCACGCTGGGCGCGTTCGTCATCTGGAGCGGCCGCGACGCGGTCATCAACACCGCGCACGTGGTGAACGGCGCGCTGGTGCTGGCGACGTCGCTGCTGCTGACGCTGCGCACGTTCCGCGCCGGCGATCAGCGGCTCGTCCAGCCGATTCACGGCGGTGCGGCGCACGGCTTCCCCGGTCTGGCGAATTCCGGAGCCAAGCCGTGAGATCGGGAGCCGCGGCGCTGCCGCAGACCCACGCGCGCAGCCGCGACTTCGTCGCGCTGGCGAAGCCGCGGCTCAACCTCCTCGTCGTCGCCTCGACGCTGGTCGGATACGCGATGGCGCCGGGCGAGCCGCTCGGACTGATCGCGGTCGCCGGCCTGCTGCTGGGCACCGGCTTCGTCGCCGGCGGCGCGTCGGCCTTCAACCAGGTTCTCGAGCGCGACCTCGACGCCTTGATGCGGCGCACGCGGACGAGGCCGCTGCCCGACCAGCGGCTGCAGCCGCTCGAGGGGCTCCTGTTCGGTACCGCGATCACCATCGCCGGCCTGCTCCTCATCGTCGCGTCCTCGAACCTGCTCGCGGCGGCCGTGGCGCTGGCGACCCTGCTCAGCTACGCCGTCGTCTACACGCCGCTCAAGCGGCGGACGTCGTTCGCGACGGTGATCGGCGCGATCCCCGGGGCGCTGCCGCCGATCATCGGCTGGGCGGCGGTGGAAGGGGCGCTGCCGGCGCAGCCATGGGTGCTGTTCGGCATCATGTTCCTGTGGCAGCTGCCGCACTTCCTGGCGATCGCCTGGATGTACCGCGAGGACTACGCGCGCGCCGGATTCCCGATGCTGCCGGTCCTCGAGCCCGACGGGCGCAGCACCGGCCGCCAGGCGGTGGTCTATGCCGCCGCGCTCGTGCCGCTGAGCCTCGCGCCATCGCTGCTGCGGATGACCGGCGCGATCTACTTCGGCGGGGCGCTGCTGCTCGGTCTCGGGTTCCTCTGGCTGACGATCCGTTTCGCGCGAACCTGCTCGGCGGCCGATGCGCGCCGCGTGTTCTTCGCCTCGATCGTCTACCTGCCCGTCCTCTGGATCCTGATGATCGCGAATCGGCTTTCGTGAGCGTCAGCGACCTGCCGGCGCTGAACGCGGCGCTCAACGCCACCTGCGCGGTCCTGTTGACGATCGGCTGGATGCTGATCAAGCGCGGACGGGTCCGGCAGCACCGCGCGGTGATGATCGCCGCGGTCTCGACTTCAGCGCTGTTCCTGGTCTCGTATCTGGTGTATCACGCACAAGTCGGGTCGGTGCGGTTCACGGGAACCGGCGCCGTCCGCATCGTGTACTTCGGCGTTCTCCTGACCCACACCGTTCTTGCCGCGGCGATCGTGCCGATGGTCCTGGTGACGCTCTGGCGCGGGCTCGCCGGCCGGTACGACGCGCACCGCCGCCTGGCGCGCTGGACGATGCCGATCTGGCTCTACGTGTCGGTCACGGGGGTGATCGTCTACGTGATGCTCTACCGGCTCTGAGCAGTGATAATCAGTCGTGGCCCTCAACCCGCACCTGCTCGCGGGCTCGACGGCACTCGTCGTCGCGCTGCTGCTGCTGGTGGTGTATTTCTACCGCCGGCGGCTGTTCATCGTCTGGGGCATGTCGGCGTGGATGCTGCTCGCCGGATCGATGCTGATCGTGTCGCGCTCGTACGGCGGCCGGCAGCTCGACGGCCTGGCCTACGGCCTGTCGCAGTTCATCGGCCTGCTCAGCTCGCTCGCCTTCGTCGTCGCCGCTGACGCCTACCGGCAGCGGCCGCGCGTACGGCGCGGCTACGGCCTCGTGCTGCTGGCGGTCGCGATCTTCCTGATCTTCTTTCCCGTCGCGTCCGACAGCGACGGAGTGCGGGCGGTCGGCCACGTGCTGATCGCCGGCGGCATGGGGACGGCCGCGGTCGCGCACTTCCTGCTGCTCAGGCGCGTCAAGCTGCTGGGGGCGTCGATCATCGGCGTCGCGCTGCTCGGGATCGCCGGGCTCAACGTGCTGATTGGCGCCGTCGGCAGCTCGCCGGAGTCGCCGGCGATGACGCCGGCGCTGCTGGGCATGACCGTGTTCTTCCTCATCGCCGGCCTCGGGCAGCAGCTCATGGCGTTCGAGGACATGACGTACGAGCTGCAGCGGACGAACCGGCGTCTCGAGAAGGCGCAGCAGGAACTGCGCGAGCTGGTGATCACCGACGCGCTCACCGGCACCCGGAACCGCCGGTTCTTCGACGAGGTGATCGGACGCGAGCTGCAGCGCCACCGGCGCTACCGGACGCCGCTGTCGATCGTGTTCGTCGACGTCGATCGCTTCAAGGCCATCAACGACACGCTGGGCCACGAGATCGGGGATCGCGTGCTCCGCGAGGTCGCCGGCTTCCTGCTGAAGAACTTCCGTGGAGCCGACTACGTGTTCCGCTGGGGCGGCGACGAGTTCCTGATTCTGATCTCGTGCAGGGAGGCCGAGGCGGTGCAGCGCGCCGCCGAGCTCCAGCGCGCGTTCGCCGCATCGGCGACGGTGGCGGATCTGCCCGCCGGCGTCGGCCTCAGCATCGGCTGCGTCGAGGTGCCGAACGATACCACCGACATCCTGCCGCTCGTGCAGTCCGCCGACGAGCGGATGTACGTCGACAAGAAAGACCGTTCGAAGCGATCCGCCGGCTAGTAGAGCAGGTACTTCGCCCGCATCAGCCGCCAGCGGGCCTCGGCGGCGCCCCACGACGCCGCGATCGCCGCCGGATCGTCGCCGGTCTTCACCCGCGTGAGCGTGTCGCGGGACCCGAACAGGCGTCCGGCGGCATCGAGCTGGTACTCCGCCGGATACAACTTCGCCAGCGCGGCCGCGATCTCGAGCCCGACACGCACCGGACGCAGGGCCGCGCGGTCGGTGACGATCATGAACACCCCCTGGCACTCCTGTCCCGCGTACTTGCTGGATGCCGGCGTGAACCGCACCGGATAGAAGCGGATCCCGGGAAGGGCGCGCGCGCCGAGTGCGTCGGCGAGGTGGACGCCGTCGATCCAGGGCGCGCCGACCTGCTCGAACGGCGTGTCGGTCCCCCGCCCCACCGACAGGTTCGTCCCCTCGATCGCGCCGATGCCGGGATAGAGCGTGGCCTCGTTCAGGTTGCGCATGTTCGGCGACGGATTGATCCACGGCAGCGCGGTGTCGTCGAACCAGTCGTCTCGGCGATAGTTCTTCATCGCGACGACGTTCAGCGCCGCTCCGATCTTGTTCTCCGCGTTGAACAGCCTGGCCAGCTCTCCGATCGTCATGCCGTGGCGGATCGGCATGGCGGGAAAATAGCCGACGAAGCTGGCGGCGTCCTTGTCCAGCGACGGGCCCTCGATCTGCCACCCGTTGACCGGGTTGGGGCGATCGAGGACGTGAACCGGCAGCCTGCGCTTCGCCGCCTCTTCCATCACGTACGCCATCGTCGTCATGTAGGTATAGAAGCGCGTGCCGATGTCCTGCAGGTCGATGACGATGGCGTCCAGCCCGTCGAGCATCGAGGCGGTCGGCCGCCGGGTGTCGCCGTACAGGGAGTGAATCGGCAGCTTCGTCTTGTCGTCGACGGCGGACGGCACGTTGGCGTCGAGAACGCCGCGAATGCCGTGCTCGGGGCTGAAGAGCGCGACCAGCTTGACGTCCCTGGCGGCGAAGAGCAGGTCGATTGCCGTGGCGCCATCGCGCGCCCGCCCGGTGTGGTTGGTGACGAGTCCGATGCGCTTGCCGGCGAGCGCCGCGAAGTTCTGCGCGCGCCAGACGTCGAGGCCGCTCTGGACCGGCTGCGTCCGCGCCCGGCCCGGCGCCGCCCCCGGCGCGCCGAAATCACGCCCGGTCATGAGCGCCGCGCGCCCCGCCTGGGGCGGGGGATCGGTGATCGCTGACGCCGCGATGGTGGCGACACGCGCCCGCAGGGGCGTGACGTCGCCGCGGCCGTCCGGATGCACGCGGTTCGACATGAACACGACGAACGCGCGGGTGAGCGGATCGATCCAGACCGACGTGCCGGTGAAGCCGGTGTGCCCGAACGATCCGATCGGCAGCAGCTCGCCGCGGTTGGCCGAGAAGGAGGAGTCGATGTCCCAGCCGAGGCCGCGGACGTTCGGCTCGTTCGGACCGCTTGCCGGGGAGGTCATCTTCGCGACGGCGAGAGGCGAGAGGATCCGGACGTCGTTGTAGCGTCCGCCGTTGAGCAGCATGCGGGCGTAGATCGCCAGGTCCGCGGCGGTGCTGAACAGGCCGGCGTGTCCGGCGACGCCGCCCATCCGCCGCGCGGTCGGATCGTGCACGACGCCGCG
This is a stretch of genomic DNA from Vicinamibacterales bacterium. It encodes these proteins:
- a CDS encoding M23 family metallopeptidase — protein: MRYLLGLILMAALVAGGAFVYAGRLPGPAIEIVKPEKFVGQSSTVEVTIVSPEAQGAGDFQVTFEQNGKQTPLASFAQPGTAEIKPDGPGRVRIVRRFGRDTIPDLKTGPARIIVTAKRPVLYGMRKASSTAARDLQVRLERPQIAVLSTKHYINLGGSEMVVYKATPADVQSGVRVGDLTYPGYPASGAKLPGVNITDPAVKIAFIALRYDQDVNTPMYAYAQDEAGNSARADFDRLTFPKPFKKSRIALDDKFLERVVPAILETTTEINPQGSTLDKFLAINGELRRKNAEKIASYAAQSAPEILWGGEVFHPFTNTAVEAAFADQRTYVYGGKDVDRQTHLGFDLARVVNSPIVAANRGKVVHAAPLGIYGNCVIIDHGMGVQSLYAHLSSISVNVGDAVAKEQEIGRSGMTGLAGGDHLHFTQLVNGQMVNPVEWWDGHWIEDRILRKLREASGS
- a CDS encoding carboxypeptidase regulatory-like domain-containing protein, which encodes MARIKTAFACCAVLAALAGCSGDSSKSAAPASPAAAPDAKKVDTATASTIKGKVVLEGTPPENPVIKMTSDPACGNAEVRAESYLVNDGALQNVFVYIKDGLGNKYIFDTPTEPVKLDQKNCHYVPHVLGVRVTQPLEVSNSDETLHNVHGVPQVNREFNQGQPIVGMKNTVSFTSPEVMIPFKCDVHAWMSAYVGVVSHPYFAVTAREGTFELKTVPPGTYTIEAWHEKLGRQTQTVTLGEKDSKDVTFTFKVTQ
- a CDS encoding COX15/CtaA family protein; the encoded protein is MADDRGLWHHRYAKLVAACTLLLIAAGGMVTSTGSGLSVPDWPTTYGWNMFTFPISKWVGGIRYEHSHRLIASTVGMLTIVLAVWTWRVEPRRWVRRLAFTALGVVILQGLLGGITVLLFLPPAVSIGHAGLAQIFFCLTITIALVTSPGWKYAVDPVQDPLLRRVAVSTTALVYAQIILGATMRHNDAGLAIPDFPLAFGRLVPHVWNAGVAIHFAHRVGGIAVALATVALAGHVLYHHGRRRELTRPALLLVGLVSMQITLGAFVIWSGRDAVINTAHVVNGALVLATSLLLTLRTFRAGDQRLVQPIHGGAAHGFPGLANSGAKP
- the cyoE gene encoding heme o synthase produces the protein MRSGAAALPQTHARSRDFVALAKPRLNLLVVASTLVGYAMAPGEPLGLIAVAGLLLGTGFVAGGASAFNQVLERDLDALMRRTRTRPLPDQRLQPLEGLLFGTAITIAGLLLIVASSNLLAAAVALATLLSYAVVYTPLKRRTSFATVIGAIPGALPPIIGWAAVEGALPAQPWVLFGIMFLWQLPHFLAIAWMYREDYARAGFPMLPVLEPDGRSTGRQAVVYAAALVPLSLAPSLLRMTGAIYFGGALLLGLGFLWLTIRFARTCSAADARRVFFASIVYLPVLWILMIANRLS
- a CDS encoding DUF420 domain-containing protein — its product is MSVSDLPALNAALNATCAVLLTIGWMLIKRGRVRQHRAVMIAAVSTSALFLVSYLVYHAQVGSVRFTGTGAVRIVYFGVLLTHTVLAAAIVPMVLVTLWRGLAGRYDAHRRLARWTMPIWLYVSVTGVIVYVMLYRL
- a CDS encoding diguanylate cyclase, whose amino-acid sequence is MALNPHLLAGSTALVVALLLLVVYFYRRRLFIVWGMSAWMLLAGSMLIVSRSYGGRQLDGLAYGLSQFIGLLSSLAFVVAADAYRQRPRVRRGYGLVLLAVAIFLIFFPVASDSDGVRAVGHVLIAGGMGTAAVAHFLLLRRVKLLGASIIGVALLGIAGLNVLIGAVGSSPESPAMTPALLGMTVFFLIAGLGQQLMAFEDMTYELQRTNRRLEKAQQELRELVITDALTGTRNRRFFDEVIGRELQRHRRYRTPLSIVFVDVDRFKAINDTLGHEIGDRVLREVAGFLLKNFRGADYVFRWGGDEFLILISCREAEAVQRAAELQRAFAASATVADLPAGVGLSIGCVEVPNDTTDILPLVQSADERMYVDKKDRSKRSAG
- a CDS encoding exo-beta-N-acetylmuramidase NamZ domain-containing protein, whose translation is MSHQIRSRVLAIAVAAALLSAAPAAQPRQRAAPRSSPSGMDPSRLDAIPPIVEQAIAEKKLPGAVVLVGRGDRIVYEKAIGQRAVEPAREAMTADTIFDVASLTKVVATTTSVMKLIEDGKIRLSDRVSTFIPGFERYNKANITVRHLMNHSSGLRPDVDLADMWVGYDKAIELAIEEVPAAAPGERFVYSDINYFLLGDIVKRVSGMPLDRFARQHVFEPLGMKDTGFNPPASLRRRIAPTEKCTPYGWPCEGPDMQMLRGVVHDPTARRMGGVAGHAGLFSTAADLAIYARMLLNGGRYNDVRILSPLAVAKMTSPASGPNEPNVRGLGWDIDSSFSANRGELLPIGSFGHTGFTGTSVWIDPLTRAFVVFMSNRVHPDGRGDVTPLRARVATIAASAITDPPPQAGRAALMTGRDFGAPGAAPGRARTQPVQSGLDVWRAQNFAALAGKRIGLVTNHTGRARDGATAIDLLFAARDVKLVALFSPEHGIRGVLDANVPSAVDDKTKLPIHSLYGDTRRPTASMLDGLDAIVIDLQDIGTRFYTYMTTMAYVMEEAAKRRLPVHVLDRPNPVNGWQIEGPSLDKDAASFVGYFPAMPIRHGMTIGELARLFNAENKIGAALNVVAMKNYRRDDWFDDTALPWINPSPNMRNLNEATLYPGIGAIEGTNLSVGRGTDTPFEQVGAPWIDGVHLADALGARALPGIRFYPVRFTPASSKYAGQECQGVFMIVTDRAALRPVRVGLEIAAALAKLYPAEYQLDAAGRLFGSRDTLTRVKTGDDPAAIAASWGAAEARWRLMRAKYLLY